One Mesorhizobium loti genomic window carries:
- a CDS encoding transcriptional regulator, giving the protein MSTATVSLALRDSPLVAGSTRDRIKEHARAIGYIYNRRAASLRTSRSGIVGVVVHDIMNPFFAEILRSIESELDRSRQTFILSNHYDQLEKQRTFIDTLLQLGADGVIMSPAIGTPASDILMAEENGLPAVLIARTVEGADVPVFRGDDSYGTGLATNHLISLGHKRIAMIGGTDQTSTGRDRYQGYVNAMEAAGLEVRPSWRIAGPRTKQAGFEAAGQFLALKDKPTAACCWNDLVAIGLMNGIARAGLVPGIDISVTGYDDLEEAAIATPALTTVWNGQREVGRRAASALLDKLNGQTVRPSQELIKPELHVRQSTGKPVERA; this is encoded by the coding sequence CCGGCTCGACGCGCGACCGCATCAAGGAACATGCGCGCGCCATCGGCTATATCTACAACCGCCGCGCCGCCAGCTTGCGCACTTCGCGCTCGGGCATTGTCGGCGTCGTCGTGCACGACATCATGAATCCGTTCTTCGCCGAGATCCTGCGCTCGATCGAAAGCGAGCTCGACCGCAGCCGGCAGACCTTCATCCTGTCCAACCACTACGACCAGCTCGAAAAGCAGCGCACCTTCATCGACACGCTGCTGCAGCTCGGCGCCGACGGCGTCATCATGTCGCCGGCCATCGGCACCCCGGCTTCGGACATCCTGATGGCCGAGGAAAACGGCCTGCCGGCGGTGCTGATCGCGCGCACCGTCGAGGGTGCCGACGTGCCGGTGTTTCGCGGCGACGATTCCTATGGCACCGGGCTTGCCACCAACCATTTGATCTCGCTTGGCCACAAGCGCATCGCCATGATCGGCGGCACCGACCAGACCTCGACCGGCCGCGACCGCTACCAGGGCTACGTCAACGCCATGGAGGCGGCAGGGCTCGAAGTCAGGCCGTCCTGGCGCATCGCCGGCCCGCGCACCAAGCAGGCCGGCTTCGAGGCCGCCGGGCAGTTCCTGGCGCTGAAGGACAAACCGACCGCCGCCTGTTGCTGGAACGATCTCGTCGCCATCGGCCTGATGAACGGCATTGCGCGCGCCGGGCTGGTGCCGGGCATCGACATTTCCGTGACCGGCTATGACGATCTCGAGGAGGCGGCGATCGCCACACCGGCGCTGACCACCGTCTGGAACGGCCAGCGCGAGGTCGGCCGCCGCGCCGCCAGCGCGCTGCTCGACAAGCTCAACGGGCAGACGGTGCGGCCCTCGCAGGAATTGATCAAGCCGGAACTGCATGTGCGTCAGTCGACCGGCAAGCCGGTGGAGCGCGCATGA
- a CDS encoding glycerate dehydrogenase: MTEAEQLQAVAILVPADFSDHAVRRIDRTFKQVSIERADPALVTEEMRRTVRGIASFAGISAAMMDALPNLEVIASFGVGYDSVDVGHAAAKNIMVTNTPDVLTEEVADTAIGLLINTIRDLPRAENWLRDGSWVRKGNYPLTRLTLRARRVGIFGMGRIGQAIARRLEAFGLPVAYHNRRRVEGLAYQYHSTLKGLAQAVDTLISVAPGGASTQKAVNAEILSALGANGVFVNIGRGSTVDEAALAAALADGTIAAAGLDVFADEPNVPKALLDAPNTSLLPHVGSASEHTRRAMADLCVDNLVSWFTERRSLTPVPETAHVKAPG; the protein is encoded by the coding sequence ATGACCGAGGCCGAACAGCTGCAAGCCGTCGCCATTCTGGTGCCGGCGGACTTCAGCGACCATGCCGTCAGGCGCATCGATCGCACCTTCAAGCAGGTCAGCATCGAGCGCGCCGATCCGGCGCTGGTCACCGAGGAGATGCGCCGCACGGTGCGTGGCATTGCCTCCTTTGCCGGCATCAGCGCGGCGATGATGGACGCGCTGCCCAATCTCGAAGTCATCGCCTCCTTTGGCGTCGGCTATGATTCGGTCGATGTCGGCCACGCCGCGGCGAAGAACATCATGGTCACCAACACGCCCGATGTCCTGACCGAGGAGGTCGCCGACACCGCGATCGGCCTACTGATCAACACGATCCGTGACCTGCCACGCGCGGAAAACTGGCTGCGTGACGGCAGTTGGGTGCGCAAGGGCAACTATCCGCTGACCCGGCTGACCTTGCGCGCGCGCCGCGTCGGCATTTTCGGCATGGGCCGCATCGGGCAGGCCATTGCCCGGCGGCTTGAGGCGTTCGGCCTGCCGGTCGCCTATCATAACCGGCGCCGTGTCGAAGGGCTTGCCTACCAGTACCATTCGACGCTGAAGGGCCTTGCCCAAGCGGTCGACACGCTGATTTCGGTGGCGCCCGGTGGCGCTTCGACGCAGAAGGCGGTCAATGCCGAGATCCTGTCGGCGCTAGGCGCCAACGGCGTCTTCGTCAATATCGGCCGTGGCAGCACGGTCGACGAGGCGGCCCTTGCGGCGGCGCTCGCCGATGGCACCATCGCCGCCGCCGGGCTCGATGTCTTCGCCGACGAACCGAACGTGCCCAAGGCGCTGCTCGACGCGCCAAACACCTCTCTGTTGCCGCATGTCGGCTCGGCTTCGGAGCACACACGCCGCGCCATGGCCGATCTGTGCGTCGACAATCTGGTGTCCTGGTTCACCGAGCGCCGGTCGCTGACGCCGGTGCCGGAGACGGCGCACGTCAAGGCTCCCGGCTGA